A stretch of DNA from Ensifer sp. WSM1721:
AGTCCGCAAAATGTTCCTCCCGGAGAGCGCGGAGCGGGTGTGAGGTCTCAGATTTCAACTGTCTGCTCCGCGCCGACCTTTTGCCTCAACAGTGGCTTTTCGCGGAGTTTTGGCACCGAGCCATTTGCCGTGCGAAGAAATTCTCCCCGTCAGATTTGTGTTCTTGAAGGGACACGCATGAGAATAGGTACTCCGAAAGAAACCTCCGCGGGCGAAGCGCGTAGCGATAACTCCGGAAAGCGCGTTGCAGCTACAACAGCTTGGTCATGCGTGTTTCGTTGAGGCTGGTGCGGGCGCGGGGGCGGGAGTTTCGGACGACGCCTATCGGGCGGTCGGCGTGGCGGTGGTCGAGGGGGCCGCGGCGCTGTTTGCCGAGACGGATGTGATCGTCAAGGTCCGCCCGAAGCTGCTGAAGTCGAAGGTCTTTCCTCCGGCAAGACACTAATCTCGTTCTTCTATCCGGCCCAGAATAAGGAGCTTCTCGAGCTTGTCCGGGCGAAAGGCGTGAATATCATTGCCATGGACATGGTGCCGCGCATTTCTCGCGCCCAGAAGATGGATGCACTGTCCTCCATGGCCACATCGCGGGCTACCGCGCGATGATCGAGGCGGGCAACAATTTCGGTCGCTTCTTCACCGGCCAGGTAACGGCTGCCGGCAAGGTCCCGCCGGATGGCCGGTTGCCGGATCCCTTATCCGAGATGCGTCGGGCGGGTGACGACCGTTACTCGACCCGACTGATCAGATAGTCGGCTTTCGTATTCGAAGGTCGGGCAGCAAGGAGGCATGGGAGTCTGCCGATCATCGCGGTCCTTTTGTGACGGGCGCGGCACAGACGAAGCGTTCGTCGTTGCGCAGGTAAAATGTGCGGAGGAATTAAATCTCCACTGGATCACATGATCCAATTGACATGGATTGGGATCATACTGTTTACTGGCACTAGTCAAGATCGGACTAGAGGGGGGAGATGAAGCTCGGTCCGGGGCGCAACGGCGATGTTGTGGGAGCAGTTATTGCCTAGCGCACCAAGGCTGCAGCAGGGAGCGGGAGTTGTCCCGGGCGGATCGACGCGCGCGACCTGCTGGTTCCAGCCGCATGCTCAAAGTCGCGCGTGGAAAAGGCTGCTGGGCCGTCGATAGGGATGGACGGCTCCTCCTGGACCGCACCAACAACTACTTCTGGCTCATACACGGCCATGCCCTTGGCCCCGTTCTCGACGCCGCGTCGGCTTGACGCGGACTAGGCGATCCTCGGCAATGCTGGCGCGCTTGGAAGGGCCGTCCAGACTGCGTCGAATACAGAATTACAAGAAGACTACGAAGCAAAGACGGCCTGTCAGAGGTCGGCAGGGTACGGCAAACTTGTGTTGTTGAACCATAATCAAAGGGGAACTAAAGGATGACAAAGATAGTTTCACAGTCCATCAAGCGTCGCTCCTTCCTTAAAGCTGGCAGTGCTTTCGCCGCAAGTACGCTATTTGCCCCATCTATTATAGGTCGAGCGGCGGCGGCGGAGACGATCACTCTCCTTACTTGGGAGACCTATCAGGAACCAGAGTGGGTAAAGGAGTGGGAAGCAGCTAATGAAGGCGTCAAGCTTAAACCGGTAATCATTTCTTCCCTTGACGAAGTATTTGCACAACTCCAATCCGGGGCCATAAAGCCGGACGTTATTTATTCAGAGGCTTCTACAGCCGGACGTCTCAAGAAAGCCGGCCAAATCGAAGCTTTCGATATCGCAAAAGTTCCGCACATTGCGAACGTCCTCCCAGCGCTAAACTGGAAGGATCCGCTGAGCGTGGATGGGGTTCTGATGGGCATCCCCCTGCACTGGGGCACGCAGCCGCTCATGTATAACGCCGATACGCTTAAGGAGCCCCCGATGACCTGGGCGGCGCTTTGGGATAAATCCTATCAGGGCAAGGTCAGCACCTTCGACGACGCCACCGTTAACATCCCGATGGTCGCGTTATACGTGGGGGCGAAAGATCCGTTCAATCTGACCGAGGAGGAGTTCACCCGCGTCACCGACGCGTTGCGGGAGCTTCGCTCGCAGGTGCGGGTGATCACGCGCGGCTTCGATGACGCTACCAACCTCTACGCGTCGGGCGAGGCGGTCATCGGTTATTGCCATCTTGTCTCGGTTGTCAATTCGCTCAAAAAGAAGAAACTCAATTTCGCATACACCTTGCCCAAGGAAGGCACGCCGTCCTGGATCGAAGGTACATACGTAACCCCGCAGGGTCAGCGCGACATCGTCTATAAATTCCTCAACGACACCATGTCGCTGGAATGGCAGGCGAGATTCATGGAGTTCTCGGGGAGCAATGGCATTCTGACGTCGGAGGGAGCTCGCAAAGCCGGACTTTCCGAGGAATTTCTTCAGACCACCAACATCCTTGATGCGGATAGCCCGGCTCTCAAGGAAAACCTCGTTTTCTTCAAGGAGCCGGAGGATGTAGAGCGTCGGATCCAGATCTGGAATGATTTCTTAGCCGGCACACTTTGATATCGGCTCGAAATTAGCTCTGGAGACTGGCCATGGGAACACTCGAAACCGGCCCGGTACTTTCACTTGCAGGGGTGTCGAAAACTTACGAGGGCGCAGAAAAACCGGCGCTCGACAAGGTATCTTTCTCGGTGAAGCCTGGAGAGTTTTTTTCGATACTTGGGCCAAGTGGATCAGGCAAAACTACGATCCTGAGAACCGTCGCCGGTTTCGAAAGGCCGGACAAGGGCGAAATAGTCATGGGTGGCGACGTGGTGAATGCTGTCCCCGCCTTCAAACGGGACGTGCGCACGGTATTCCAGAGCTATGCCTTGTTCCCGCACCTCACGGTGCGGGAAAATGTCGAATATCCTCTCCGCATGCGAGGCGAGCCGAAGGCGAGCCGCCACAAGAAGGCGGAAGAAGCCTTGGCGCTCGTCGAATTGTCTGCATTTTCGGTGAGACTTCCGCACCAGCTTTCCGGGGGCCAGCGTCAACGTGCCGCCTTGGCTCGATCCATCGTCTCGCGGCCAAAGCTTCTGCTGCTCGACGAGCCGCTTGCCGCACTCGATCTGCGGCTGCGCCAGCAAATGCAGCACACGTTGGTAGCCCTCCAGAAGGAGCTCGGCATAGCCTTCATGTATGTCACGCATGACCAGGGCGAAGCGCTGTCCATGTCGGATCGCGTCGTGGTTCTGCACGAGGGCAAGATCGCCCAGCTTGCCACGCCGCGGGAGATCTACTTCGCGCCAGAGAATGAGTTTGTTTCGCGATTTGTCGGGCGCTCCAACCTTATCGCAGTGGATTTCAGGTCTGCGGGCAACAGCTTTGTCGGGACCGTCGAGGGAACTACAATACCGGGCCTCGTTTCCCAAAGAGGTGGCGTCGCGCGGATGGCGATCCGATACGAGGCGGTTCAAATCAAGCCCATCCGTGATGTGATGCCTCCGCAGGACGCGCTTCAGGGCACTGTTGATGACGTCCTTTTCCTGGGAACGAATTGTGAGGTGAATGTTCGCTGTGGAGCGGGCCTGCACGTGATCGGAACTGTGCCCACCTCGCGCGAAATGACCTTCTTCAAAGGACAACCGGTGCAGGTTGGCTTCGATCTCGAGCACACGCAGGTATTCTATGGCTGACAGCTTGGCGCCTGCGATGGATACTGCGATTGGTGCGCTGAGGAAGCGCTTCTCACTGAAGCTCAGCCTCAGCAGCATACCGGTGCTTGCTTGGCTGGTTCTGATTGTGCTCCTGCCGAACTTGCTCCTTATCGGAACGAGCTTTTTGAAGTCATCTGCGGGTGTGATGCTCTTTGAGCCCTCGCTCGCCAATTATGCGCGTATTTGGAACTCGGTAGGCTTCTGGGTTTTGCTGGGGCGCACGCTGTCGTTCAGCTTTATTGCATGTGTGGTGGCAACCGTCATCGCCTATCCGCTTGCCTTCTATGTCGGCAGGGTTGTGCGGCAGCACAAGGCGCTGTTTACAATCCTAGTCGTGATACCCCTTTGGATCAGCCTGCTCATGCGAATATTCGCATGGCGCGTGATTCTAGGCCAATCGGGCGTGTTGAACGCGTTTCTGGTTTCGAGCGGCATTTTGGACGGGCCGTCCGACGCTTTCCTCTACAGCCCGAGCTCCGTTGTCATAGTCTTTGCATATATCTCCGTGCCGTTCATCTTCATTTCGACGATGGGCGCCTTCGAGAAAATCCCTCGCGATCTCATCGAGGCATCGCAAGACTCCGGCGCTACGGCGCTTCAGACCTTCATTCACCTGATTTGGCCGCTGACACGCCGCAACCTGGCCATTGGCTTTTCGCTGGCGTTTCTTGTGACCGTCGGTGATTTCGTGACGCCGGCCATGATCGGCGGCATCGATGGCACGACACTTGGCGTCGTGGTGTCCACACAATTCGGCTTTGCCAATAATTGGCCCTATGGTTCCGCCGTTGCCGTCGCCCTCATGCTAAGCGTCGCGGTGCTGCTCGGCATCATTATCGCACTGACCCCGAGCCGCGGCGTCATGGTGGGAGGAGAGGCTGAGCACTCAACCGAGCCGTCCGCAGCTTCGAGCCGCTGGGGCCGCCGGCTCGGTGCCGTGGGCTATGCTGCCGGGATCGCTTATCTTTACGCACCGCTCGCAATCATCGTGCTGTTCTCGTTCAATGCGGCGAATTTGCAGACTTTCCCACTCGATGGCCTGACGCTGCAATGGTATCGCGAGCTTGTGCAGGACCAGTCGCTGCTGGAAGCGGCTCAACGTTCCGTCATTGTCGCTACCTGCGTCGTATCGGTATCCGTCACGGTCGGCGCGGCATTTGCCCTGATCATTCACTATGGCAGATTGAAGGGCACCCGTTTCTACGAGATGGCCTTTGCGCTTCCAATAGCAACCCCCGGCGTGGTCCTAGGTATCGAAATGGTGCTCGGTACAGAGCTCTTTGGGATTCCATCTGGCGTTACGCGCATCGTTTTCGGTCAGATGAGCTTCGTGATGCCTGTAACGCTTCTGCTGTTGCTAGTGCGACTGAGGCGTCTCGATCCGAGCCTCATGGAGGCGTCGCTGGACCTCGGAGCGAACCGCTGGCAGAGCTTTGCATATGTCCTCTTCCCGATAATCAGGGGCACCATCGTCGCCAGCGCGTTTCTTGGCCTCACTCTCTCCGCCGATGACGTCATGGTGACCCTGTTTCTCTCAGGCGGCTCGCCAACCTTGCCGATCTGGGTCTTTAACCAAATGCGGTTTGGCTTCACGCCATCCGTCAACGCAGTCTTCTCGATCCTGTTGATCGCATGCTTGCTCGTCGTCACCGTCGCACATTGGAGAGCAACTCGAAAAGCGGGAAAGGCGCCGAGCTGAAATGCAAAATCTTCAGGCATGCCGATGCTCTGACAATGCAATCAGAAGAAATTGTCAGTGGCAGGTCGAACGCTCGATGAAACTCATGCCTTGCATGTCCTCAGCACACAAACACCGGGTTTGACTTTGCAAGAGTTTCCAGCCTGTGGATTTGCAACGGAACAAGAGATGCTGGTGTTGCGAGATAAATAGTTGAAAGGAAAAGACGATGAGCGAGCCGAAGTTTCGCGTTATGCACACGATGGTGCGGGTAAAAGACCTTAACAGGTCCATCGATTTTTACACGCGTCTCCTGGGTATGGAATTGTTGCGCAAGATGGATTTCCCCGAGGGCAAGTTCACGCTCGCTTTTGTCGGCTATGGACCGGAAGACTCCCAAGCGGTCGTAGAGTTGACCCATAACTGGGATCAAGAAACCCCTTACGACCTTGGTACAGGCTATGGCCACATCGCCCTCGGCGTGAGGAATATCTATAGCATCTGTGAGGAGCTGGAAGCGAGCGGTGCTCGGATTCCGCGTCCGCCCGGGCCTATGAAGCATGGTACCACCGTGATCGCATTCGTGGAGGACCCCGACGGGTACAAGATCGAGCTCATCGACCTCGACACAATGAGCTGACGTTCGTCCGGCAAATCAGCGTTCTCGCGATCGAATATAGGCTGCGGGCGCGCAAAACGGAGACGCCTCGCGCATCCGTACGCTCGAACGTGATCGCGTCGAAATAAGTTTTGTCAAACACGGAGAGTTGAAGATGACGGTTGCAAAAGAGGCTGGGATTATCTTGATCGCCCCCCACCGCTTCCCGAACCTCAATAGGGAGCGGGCACTGGCTGAAAGCTTCGGTCGCGAGATGGTGGCGGCGGAAGATCAGGCGTCATTTCGCAGCCGGATGGCAGAGGCCGAGGTTGTGATGGTCACGCCCTATGCCAAGATGACTGCCGACGAGTTTGGGCTGTTGCGACGCTGCAAGGCAGTTGTGCGTTATGGCGTTGGCTACGATAATATTGATATTGCAGCGGCATCGCGGGTAGGGGTGCCGGTGACGATCGTTCCCGATACGGCATCCGAAGAAGTGGCGTCGCACGCCTTGGCGATGGGATTGAGTCTAGCGAGGCGGATTCCGCAGGGCCAGTCGGCTATCCGTTCGGGCGAGTGGGCAGGAGTCATTGGTCTGGATGCGCCCAAGCTATCGCGCCTCCAAGTTGGTGTAGTTGGAATGGGCCGCATTGGACGACTAGTCGCGAAATGGTGGGCTGCTATTGGTGCGAAGGTCCATGCATTCGACCCTTTGGCAACGTTCTCCGAAGTCCCCATGGCGACATTGAAACAAGTTCTGGAGGAGTCGGATGTTCTCTCTCTTCATGTGCCCCTCAGCGAGGAGACACACCACCTCATTTCGGCCGAGGTGCTGAGGCGGATGCGGCGCAACTCGGTCATAGTGAACGTGTCGCGTGGTGGACTTATCGACGAGGAAGCGTTGGCATCTGCCCTACGCTCCGGACACATCGCAGGCGCAGGGCTCGACACGTTCGCGCAGGAACCCTTGCCCGCCGCCCATCCGCTCCGCGACGCACCCAATACAGTTTTCACGCCTCACGTTGCTTGGCGCTCCAACACTTCTCTGGACGCGTTGCAAGAGCAAGCCG
This window harbors:
- the gloA gene encoding lactoylglutathione lyase, producing MSEPKFRVMHTMVRVKDLNRSIDFYTRLLGMELLRKMDFPEGKFTLAFVGYGPEDSQAVVELTHNWDQETPYDLGTGYGHIALGVRNIYSICEELEASGARIPRPPGPMKHGTTVIAFVEDPDGYKIELIDLDTMS
- a CDS encoding extracellular solute-binding protein, whose product is MTKIVSQSIKRRSFLKAGSAFAASTLFAPSIIGRAAAAETITLLTWETYQEPEWVKEWEAANEGVKLKPVIISSLDEVFAQLQSGAIKPDVIYSEASTAGRLKKAGQIEAFDIAKVPHIANVLPALNWKDPLSVDGVLMGIPLHWGTQPLMYNADTLKEPPMTWAALWDKSYQGKVSTFDDATVNIPMVALYVGAKDPFNLTEEEFTRVTDALRELRSQVRVITRGFDDATNLYASGEAVIGYCHLVSVVNSLKKKKLNFAYTLPKEGTPSWIEGTYVTPQGQRDIVYKFLNDTMSLEWQARFMEFSGSNGILTSEGARKAGLSEEFLQTTNILDADSPALKENLVFFKEPEDVERRIQIWNDFLAGTL
- a CDS encoding ABC transporter ATP-binding protein, with the translated sequence MGTLETGPVLSLAGVSKTYEGAEKPALDKVSFSVKPGEFFSILGPSGSGKTTILRTVAGFERPDKGEIVMGGDVVNAVPAFKRDVRTVFQSYALFPHLTVRENVEYPLRMRGEPKASRHKKAEEALALVELSAFSVRLPHQLSGGQRQRAALARSIVSRPKLLLLDEPLAALDLRLRQQMQHTLVALQKELGIAFMYVTHDQGEALSMSDRVVVLHEGKIAQLATPREIYFAPENEFVSRFVGRSNLIAVDFRSAGNSFVGTVEGTTIPGLVSQRGGVARMAIRYEAVQIKPIRDVMPPQDALQGTVDDVLFLGTNCEVNVRCGAGLHVIGTVPTSREMTFFKGQPVQVGFDLEHTQVFYG
- a CDS encoding ABC transporter permease subunit, with the protein product MADSLAPAMDTAIGALRKRFSLKLSLSSIPVLAWLVLIVLLPNLLLIGTSFLKSSAGVMLFEPSLANYARIWNSVGFWVLLGRTLSFSFIACVVATVIAYPLAFYVGRVVRQHKALFTILVVIPLWISLLMRIFAWRVILGQSGVLNAFLVSSGILDGPSDAFLYSPSSVVIVFAYISVPFIFISTMGAFEKIPRDLIEASQDSGATALQTFIHLIWPLTRRNLAIGFSLAFLVTVGDFVTPAMIGGIDGTTLGVVVSTQFGFANNWPYGSAVAVALMLSVAVLLGIIIALTPSRGVMVGGEAEHSTEPSAASSRWGRRLGAVGYAAGIAYLYAPLAIIVLFSFNAANLQTFPLDGLTLQWYRELVQDQSLLEAAQRSVIVATCVVSVSVTVGAAFALIIHYGRLKGTRFYEMAFALPIATPGVVLGIEMVLGTELFGIPSGVTRIVFGQMSFVMPVTLLLLLVRLRRLDPSLMEASLDLGANRWQSFAYVLFPIIRGTIVASAFLGLTLSADDVMVTLFLSGGSPTLPIWVFNQMRFGFTPSVNAVFSILLIACLLVVTVAHWRATRKAGKAPS
- a CDS encoding C-terminal binding protein, which gives rise to MTVAKEAGIILIAPHRFPNLNRERALAESFGREMVAAEDQASFRSRMAEAEVVMVTPYAKMTADEFGLLRRCKAVVRYGVGYDNIDIAAASRVGVPVTIVPDTASEEVASHALAMGLSLARRIPQGQSAIRSGEWAGVIGLDAPKLSRLQVGVVGMGRIGRLVAKWWAAIGAKVHAFDPLATFSEVPMATLKQVLEESDVLSLHVPLSEETHHLISAEVLRRMRRNSVIVNVSRGGLIDEEALASALRSGHIAGAGLDTFAQEPLPAAHPLRDAPNTVFTPHVAWRSNTSLDALQEQAVERARRALTGEALPDLVTG